From the genome of Gemmatimonadales bacterium:
CGGTCACCGGCTGAGAGGGCAGCAAACGCGGTCACTAAGGCCGGTTCGTGAACCGTGAGGCGGAGGGGCGCTGTCTGGCCCCTCCGTCCTCGCGCGCATGAGAGTTCCTATCCTTTAGCCATCCATCGCGCGCAGCACCGCCGTGAGCGTCGCGTCGCAGGTCACGGGAGGGTTGGCGTAGCGCGGGACGATTCCCTCGAGTTCTCCGCGGTGGTAGCCGACCACCGCGTCCGGGTCCTTGAGCACGTGCCCGGTGAGGATCGCGCACACGCGCTGGCTCCGCCCGATCACTCCGCGTTCGACGAGCTTGCGAATCCCGGCCACCGCGGCGCACGACGCGGGCTCGGCCCCAATCCCCGCGGCGTCCACGCGGGCCTTGGCGTCGAGGATTTCCTGGTCGCTCACCTGCTCGACGACGCCTTCGGTCGCGTGGATCCCACGCAGGCACTTCTTCCACGACACGGGACTGCCAATGCGGATGGCGGTGGCGATCGTGTGGGGCTCGGGCACCGGTACCAGCGGCGTTCGGCTCGTATACGCCCGGTAGAGCGGGTTCGCACCCTCGGCCTGCACCACGCCGATGCGGGGAAGCTTCGAGATGAGACCCAGGGAGCGAAGCTCGGCGAGCCCCTTATAGGTCGCCGAACTGTTGCCGAGATTGCCGCCCGGCAGCACGATCCAATCGGGGATCTGCCAGCGCAGGTTCTGCAGCAGCTCGAACGCGATCGACTTCTGCCCTTCGATGCGGAACGGGTTGATCGAGTTGACGAGGTAGATCGCGCGTTCACGACACACGTTCTCGACGAGTTCCATCGCGGCATCGAAGCTGCCGCGAATCTGGATCGTCCGGGCTCCGTAGGCGAGGGCCTGGCTCAGCTTTCCATACGCGATCTTGCCCTCCGGAATGAGCACGAACGACTGCATGCCGCATGCGGAGGCGTACGCGGCCATGGAGGCCGAGGTGTTGCCGGTCGAGGCGCAGGCGATGCTCGTCATCCCCAGCAGGCGCGCGACGCTGATGGCGACGGTCATGCCGCGATCCTTGAACGACCCGGTCGGGTTCTCGCCCTCGTGTTTGAGCGACAGGTTCTCCAGACCCGCGTAGTCCGCGAGCGAACGCGAGCGGTAGAGGTTGGTGTTCCCTTCGGGTTTCGTGAAGATCCGATCCTCTTCGAGCGGCAGCACCCATTCCCGGAATCTCCACACCCCCGACCGGTCGCTGGCGCGGAACGAGCCGAGGCGCTGATCCAGCGTGGCGAAGTCGACGCGCGCGGGATGGCGGTCGAAGGCGTGCACGACGTCGAGCGTCCCGCCGCAGTCGCAGCGGTAGCGCATCGCGAGGCCATGATGTACGGCTCCGCAGTCCACGCACGTGAGGTTCCAGAGCGGTTCGATCACAGTTCGCGCGCTCCCGGGCAATCCGCAGGTGACAACACCGTCGACGACTCGAGGCCCGCGCGCAGGAATGCCTCGCTCATCGCGCGCGCTGCGTCCGCGGCCATCCGCTCGGAGTGGCAGAGCGCGAAGATCGAGGGACCCGAACCGCTGATCGAGCTCCCGAGCGCCCCGGCCTTCAACGCGGCGGCGATGACGTCGGCGCATCCGGGAATCAGATGCGCCCGCGCGGACGTGACCACGTCGTCGGTCATGCAGCGTGCGAGCAGCGCGAGGTCGCCCGAGAAACAGGCGCTCGCGAATGCGGCGAGGTTGGCGGTGCCGAGGACCATCTGCGGGAGCGGCACGTCGCGGGGGAGTGCCGCACGGGCCGCGCGCGTGTCGACGACGTGGCGCGGAGTGACCACCGCCACGGTAAGTCCCTGCGGGATCGGCAGCCGGATCAGGTCGAGCGGATCGATGGAGCGGATGAGGATGAGCCCGCCGAGCAGCGCCGGCGCCACGTTGTCCGCATGCCGTCCTGCGACCGCGGCCTCGGCCTCGACACACGGAGCGATCAGCTCGGTCTTGCGCAGGGGAGAGCCGACCAGCA
Proteins encoded in this window:
- the thrC gene encoding threonine synthase; this translates as MIEPLWNLTCVDCGAVHHGLAMRYRCDCGGTLDVVHAFDRHPARVDFATLDQRLGSFRASDRSGVWRFREWVLPLEEDRIFTKPEGNTNLYRSRSLADYAGLENLSLKHEGENPTGSFKDRGMTVAISVARLLGMTSIACASTGNTSASMAAYASACGMQSFVLIPEGKIAYGKLSQALAYGARTIQIRGSFDAAMELVENVCRERAIYLVNSINPFRIEGQKSIAFELLQNLRWQIPDWIVLPGGNLGNSSATYKGLAELRSLGLISKLPRIGVVQAEGANPLYRAYTSRTPLVPVPEPHTIATAIRIGSPVSWKKCLRGIHATEGVVEQVSDQEILDAKARVDAAGIGAEPASCAAVAGIRKLVERGVIGRSQRVCAILTGHVLKDPDAVVGYHRGELEGIVPRYANPPVTCDATLTAVLRAMDG
- a CDS encoding homoserine kinase encodes the protein MSAHRERAGGVSAFAPATVANLGPGFDVLGLALAGPGDTVTARFAAERGVRIVSITGDGGALPADAQRNTAGIAAARTLERAGVAVGVELEIAKGLPIGSGLGSSAASAAAAALAVNVLVGSPLRKTELIAPCVEAEAAVAGRHADNVAPALLGGLILIRSIDPLDLIRLPIPQGLTVAVVTPRHVVDTRAARAALPRDVPLPQMVLGTANLAAFASACFSGDLALLARCMTDDVVTSARAHLIPGCADVIAAALKAGALGSSISGSGPSIFALCHSERMAADAARAMSEAFLRAGLESSTVLSPADCPGAREL